From Drosophila santomea strain STO CAGO 1482 chromosome 2R, Prin_Dsan_1.1, whole genome shotgun sequence:
ACAGCCCGTTGACCGCCTGGTGTGGATACTTGGCCGCGTGGAATATCAACTTGGCGTACGCCCGCTCCGAGATCTTGTAGTCGCACATTTTCTCTGAATATTATCTCAATTTATtcggcaaaaaataaaacatgaaTTGGAAATTCGACAACTAGAAAGTGTGACCGCACCGCAGCCGTTCAAATAAACCACAGATGTCAAATACACACTGGAATATACTAACATCCACCAAGAAGGAGCTTTCTGCTAAATGGGTTCCACAAAACATTGTATATAGAAAATGGGATCCAACATAAATTTGttcttaatttctttattgttctcttatttttttaatacttcCAAATTTCCAAAATCGTCTTAATCTTAAGTTGCAGAATACATCTGGTCACATCAATATGGGCGCGCAAACAAAATTTAGATTCCActtcaaattaatttattactCAAACTAATATTTAATTCTAACGTGAATGATGGAAAACATAACTGAATATGTgtaacattttatttcttaaCTGTCCGTCTGCGTCTCGCTCTGGCTTGGCTCTTTTTCCggtttttttatatatgtatattgtaactaaaaaatatttagcaGTTCAGCTGAATGTCCGGCGGAAGACCACCCCGGCCTTCCCATTGGATCCTTGAACACCATCAAACCACACCGATTGGAGAACTACGTCTGGCTTTCATTCAGTATTGCCTTGATGTCGTCAGCGTCCAGCGTCTCGTACTTAAGGAGCGCCTCCGCAAGCGCTTTGTGCTCCTTGGTGTGTTTTCGCAGGATGGCCTTCGCCCGCTCGTAGCTATCGCTAAGGATGCGCTTGATCTCCGCATCCACGGCTTCAATGGTGTTGGGGCCAAGGGTGTCGCCGGTGCCCAGACCCTTGGACGCCTCGATGGTGCGAAGACCGACCTTGTCAGACATGCCCCAGTCCCTGACCATATGCGTGGCGATGGAGGTTGCCTGCTTGAGATCGCTGCTGGCTCCCGAAGTAATCTTTTCTGTTCCGAAGACCAGTTCCTCAGCAGCTCGGCCGCCCATCATGGTATCCATCATGGCCAGCAGCTGCGCCTTTGTGACATGGTAACGCTCCTTCTCCGGTATGTAGGCGGTGTGTCCAAGCGAGGGTCCGCGGGGCATGATGGTCACCTTGTGCAGCGGATGCGACTCCTTGGTGTAGAAGGCCACAATTGCGTGGCCACCCTCGTGGTAAGCGGTTATGGTGTTGGCCTCCTCATCCGGCAGACGAGCCTTTCGCTCGGGTCCCATAAGTACTTTGTCTCGTGCCGTTTCCAAATGCTTCATGCTGACTGTTTCGGCTCCATCAATGGCAGCCCTgcgaaaatgttaaaattatttataactCTCATTTAAATTGTGATCGTATAAAGCTACACAATTTATTCCTTACCTTAACGCTGCTTGGTTGATCATGTTCTCCAGGTCCGCTCCTGTAAATCCAGAGGTGCCGCGCGCCAGCAAGTCCAAGTCGATTTCGTCGTGCAAAATCTTTGTCAGATACAGAGACAATATTTCCTTGCGTCCAGTGAAATCGGGAGTAGACACCATGACTTCTACATCAAATCGACCCGGTCGCAGCAGAGCCTGATCCAAATCGTCGCGACGATTAGTGGCTCCCAGAACAATGACGCCGGCGTTCTGATGGAAGCCATCCATCTCGGAGAGCAGCTGATTGATGGTCTGATTGGCGTAAGGATGCAGAACAGAGTTGGTTCGCTTGGCGCCCACCGAGTCAATTTCGTCGATGAAGATCACACAGGGGGCACGGGCCTTTGCCGCCTCTGCAAGATAGTGCTCTTGTTTAGTTGACCACTTGGGAAAATTTAAGTGCACTTACTGAACAGATCGCGCACTCGCCTGGCTCCTTGGCCCACGAGCACCTCATCGAACTCCGGCCCGGCAGCATGGAAGAAAGGAACTTTGGCTTCACCGGCGACGGCACGGGCCAGCAGTGTTTTGCCAGTACCCGGCGGGCCAACCAGGAGCACTCCTTTTGGAAGCTTTCCGCCCAAATTTGAGAACTTCTCGGGACTCTTAAGGAATTCAACGACCTCCTTGAGCTCCTGCTTGGCTTCGTCGCAACCCTTTACATCCTCGAAAGTGACATTGATCTCCTCCGGGTCCACCTCGACCTGGTTGCCCAGTTGGATGCTGCTGAAAGGAAGGAAAATCAGACGGGTAAAACAAAAGTAATGACGTGGAGGCTCACCGAAATACGGATCCGTTGGAGGTTGTGAAGAAGCTCAGGAAAATGCCCAGGAACACGACGATTACGACGAGAGTCTGTAAAGTCTACGTGACAATTActagaatttatttatcgACACTAAAGAAGACAAAGGCCCTCTGTGGTATTCAAAGTAATCAAAATACACTCGTACCTTTAGATATTTCATAGTTTTTCCCGATTTTGAAGAGTCCTCAGAGTTAGCGGCGGCCAAGTAGCCCTCGGCAAAGGCAATCTTCAGGTTCTcctaaaatacaaaatattagtACGGCCAATAATTGAGGAACTCTATGGTCCTACGGCATTATTGAATCCATGGTCGTCGGATTTGGCCAGCAACCGTCTCAGTTTTTCAGCCTGAAACGGTGTGTCTCCGTCCAGACGCTGGGGTGAGTTAGCCAGGGCATTCTTTAGCCGCGAGGTCATTGTGGGATTGCGCTTTTGTTCCGCCTCAATGGAGCGATCTGTCTTAAAGCCACGTATGTGCTTTCTAATATGAAGGGGTAAACTTTAGGCATAGTTCGTAGATTCGTTCCGTATACTTACAGCTGTTGTTGTGAGAAGAGCGGACGAAGAAGACCTGGCGTAATAGTTGGAATCACCTTGCTGAAAACATAAACCAGGATTAACCAGATCCTAGAAAGGGCAAGTTAACTACGTACACATTGGCGCCTGTGGGCGGTGCACCTGCTGCTCCGGTAAGCGAAACTTCGAACTGATAATTTTGCAGCTGGACCCGACCGATCTGTGTGGCTGGCTCCTCCAACGTGACCCGGACGTCGCGCATGGTGGGCAGAATGCTCGTCACCTTGGCCAGCACCTCATCGACCAGCTGCCGGTCGAGAATGCCATTCAGTCGAGTCGCCCTCTCCACCATGCCCTGTAAGCTGGCGCTCGAGCGACTCAGCAGGTTCCGCAGGTCGAGCACCAGGTCATGACTCCGGCTGGACGTGGACTTGGACAACCGGGCTGCTCCCGCGCTCCCGTGCAGCTTGGTCCGATTCACGGAGTAGTAGTGCGGCTTTCTGCTGAAGTTGCCTAGGTACAGGTAGGGCTGTCACATCACACGCAGTTCCCGATTCAAAGTGTTGGGTGAGAGAAACAGAGCAGTCAGGTGGGCGGTTGTATGAATTGCCGTTGCGCAGGACTTACCACGGAGTGTGTGGTGGTGGAGAACATTGCCAAAActacaaatttcaattaattacaAGGGCAGGCTCAGGTTCGCGGCCAGCAGACGACACAGCTGTAACTTTACTTGACAGCGAAAATGTCATAATCTCGTCGCGTCGTGCGCGTTGCATCCCTGGTTCTGGTGGTGCGCGACTTTCCACCTCTTATCTCAGCACGCGTTCTCCACTTACTGGCAATTTTGAAAAGTGTATTTCTTTGTTGACTGGTGACTTTAATTTTAAGTcttatttggtttttaatttagtttatatATCCAAAACTGCCACTCGCACAGCTGATAGCTTTCGGTTCGATTCAGTACACTGGAGTGAATGGAATgtaaaagtttaatttatacataaatatacaaaattttgtaaaaataaagtgaaagATAATCAACGTCAACTTTGCATGTTACAAAATGTGACATGTTTACTAAGGTCCCATATAAACTAAGTTTTTTGTTCTTTAGTTGTAACTTCTTAAGGAAGGTATAAGAAATTCAAGGTGTACACGAAGTTCTACTATCGAAACCATCGTGCATAGATTGACCATCTCTAGATCTGGAGATGTATAAAAATCTCTGGGCAGTTTCGCCGGCGACCAGGGTTGGCAAGTCGGCTGCGCCGGTAGTTGGTCCGTTATACATTTCACAAATTGTACATTAAATTGTATCACCATGGACTCCCCGCTGAACGATGGCTCTGGGCATCCGCCGCAGCACACCCCCCACCCCCTGGTGAGTGCACTGTGTGCCTTAAACTGCCACTTCCTAAATGTTCGCATCCTTTTCAGGCGGACTATCAGTTTTCCGCGGAGGAGGTGAAGGCGTTACGTGAGTGCAACACGGAGTCATTCTTCCAGCGCAGTCTGCCCTTCGGCACTGGACTGGGCCTGTTGGCCTACTTCGGCGTCAAGAACGGCTATTTGCAGGGACATGGCAAATACGGCGCCGTGCCCAAGGTCGTGATGGGCGTCATTCTGGGCTACTTTGTGGGCAAGTTCAGTTACCAGCAGAAGTGCGCCGAGAAGATCATGCGCCTTCCCAATTCCCACCTGGGTGAGATGCTGCGCCAGCGGAGGCAGGGCGGTGGGGTAATCAGCACCATTACACCGGACGAGAATCTGGGCAGGGCCCTAACTCTGGCCCCATTCTCATCGGGCTCCGCGGACGTTTACAGCGATGAGGCGTATCAGCCTGGAAGGAGCACTGCTCTCAACCTGGACACGGAATCGCGTCCTACTCTGTCCGGTCTGGACGATATTTACCGCCCCACCCTGGACTGTAAGTTTAGCTCATCCGTCTCGTCCTCTATTATGTTTCAATGCATCCTCCTTCCCAGCAGCTGGTTCGATGCTAGAGGCGGAGCTGCCCTTGGAGCCGTCCAAGCCGGGTCAGTCATACGAGGATCTGCGACGAAGGAACCGGGAAGAGTACTCGAAGCATCAGCAGAGCCCCTACTCGCGTCCTTATGAACCACCAGTTCCCGTTCAACAGCGGCCCGTGGAACAGGCACGAAATGAACCCGCTGGGAGGAAGAACCAATACGGCGACTCCTGGACTGATTAAGCTTGCATACTAGGTATTGTTATTTTGTTGGACATAAAGCGCGCATAAAGTTCTGTGGAAAAACGTTATCTATTTACATTGGTTGCGACTGGAATATTGAATTACTTTCGGGCCTGATCGTAGTTTTCTTTGTACCACTTAACCGAAGTTTCAATTGCCGTTTCAAAGTCTGTAAATGCATAGTCCGGCAGGAGAGAGCGAAGCTTGGCATTAGATGCAGTCTTCTTATACTGCCCATCCGCCTTGCTCGTATCACAGACCAATTTTccctaaaaaattaatgagGTTAATCTTATGCCGAGTCACAAATCAGCCACGCTAGCTCaccttaaaattaaatgcttttgCAATGGCCTGAGCCACCTCGAAGATAGTCACCTCTTGCGCCTCGTCCGCGCTCAGAATGATGGGCTCCACGCTTTCGTAGTTCCTGAGCACCCAGATCATCAGCTCTGCCAGGTCTAGAGAGTATACGAACTGCCTCAGTGGCTTCCCGCTTCCAAAAACGGTGAAAACCTTTTCGCTTTCCGGAACGTCAAGCTTCTCGGTAACCAGCTGGTGCATCCTATTGATCATGCCCGGAATGACGTGGCTGACCTCTGGCTTATAGTTGTCGTGAGGACCGAAAATGTTGCATGGAATCACGGAGGTGTATAGCCGGCCATATTTATCATGGTAGGCGTGGTTTTGCACGTCTATCAATCGCTTTGCGTAGGAGTAGCCATAGTTGGAGGGGTGTGGCGGTCCGTTGTGCACCATGGTCTCATCTATGGGGTAGCTGGTTTTGTCCGGAAATATGCAGGTGGACAGGCAGGACACGACCTTGACGCAGCCCTGTTCGTGTGCCGTTTGCAGGACATTGTCGTTTATGAGCAGGTTGTTGCGCTGAAATGGATTCGCATGAAAGTGGTTTTCTAATCACCTATGCGTCTTGGAGCTCACCAGAAAGTCAAGGTTGTTGTTCATGTTGTGGAACAGGCCTCCGACCATTGCAGCCAGGTGGATAACATGCGTCGGCTTCTCACGGGCGAAGAGTGCCTGCGTGGCCTCCAGATTTCTGGAAAGATCTCTGTTTACGGATCTGTTTGATATAGTAACGCCGTAACTTACGTCAAATCTGCATCTTTAGAGCCCGCAAAGTACCATTGCTCATCCGCTGGGGACTGCTCCTTGATCACTGCCTCCAGAGCCTTGCCCACCAGCCCAGTTCCACCTGTGACCAGTActtttttcattgtttttgtgCGATTCCAGAAATCAAATCAACTAGTTTCTTTAATTGTTGCTCAGTGTGACCAGCTTCGTCAAATGCCCGCTAGTCAGTGCTGCCTGTCTGGCCTTTTAGCTATGATTCGTTATCAGTACAAGCCATTTCTAGTTTATTTTCTGCGCACCATTTTGGTCACACTGCGGACAGGTAGTTTTTGTTTATGCGGTGTCGGAAATgcgaaaaacaatttaaatggaTATGGAAACGCAAGTCATAGACACCGTCAACGAGTTTTTGGTAATAGTGAAACCCGGCACCTCGAAAATCTCACCCACTTATCAACGCTTTCCACTTTGCAGAAGGTTGACTCCATTGACGAGGCGTTCGTCAGCGTCATTGTATTCAAGCCAAACAGCGAACATGAACGAGCCACCAGCTTTGCCAATGATTTGGGTAAGTTAACCGGCCTGCTGGGACTCGGATTTCGGTACAAACTATCTGTTTACAGTCACCGCCTTTGGGAACGTGGCGCAGGAGAACCGTGAGCAGGTGCTTCGGCTTTACCTGCTGCGCGCAGCCGGCGCATCCGGCTATCACATTAAGGTGCTGATGGCGGCACTGGTCAAGCTGGTGGATGCACATGTAATCACCGCCAGGATGCTCTGCGACAAGGTGCTGCTGTGCGAGAAACTGGACTTCGAGCACAAGACTTTCTGGATCGAGAGCTTCCGACTGATCAAGCGCGTGATCGTCCAAGTGGACTACAAGGGTGTGCGCGAGATCATGAAGGTGTGCCGCGACAAGGCTCAGTGGTTTCCCCTGAACGTCAACGTGACCTACATGCCGCAGCTATTGGCCGTCGAGGATATACTGCGCTTCATCTTCGATCGCAACAATTGCCTGCTGCCCGCCTACTTCATTGCCAACGAGATTATGCGTCCGTTTCCTTACCACTGGAAACTCAACCGACTGATGACCGACTTTGTCGAGGAGTTCCGCACCACGGCCCAAATGGTTTCGATCATCGGGCATGCCAGCATGCTTCCCATCGTAGAGCATTTCGGCTACGCCGATCATATGATGAACTCCTGGCGCCTGGACCACAACACCCTGAAGTTTAACTTTAAGGGCAGCCTGCCCTACGAGCCAGAGCTACTCGAGGAGCAGAAGCCTCTACTCCGCTACGTTTTGGAGCAGCCCTACTCGAGGGAAATGGTCTCTCAAATGCTGAACTTGCAGAAGCATCAAAAGCAGCGCTACAATGCCTTGGAAGAGCAGCTGGTTAATCTCATAGTACAGGCCATGGAAATGACGGAGGCGAATGACGCCACTGCGGGCAGTGGCTTTAACTCCTCAGACGAGCAGATCACGCCCTACGAGTGGGTGTGGCTGCATCTCTCTTCACAACTGATTTACTTTGTGCTATTCCAATTCGTGAGCTTTATGCACATAGTGTTGGCCCTGCACGAAAAGGTGGGTCATTGGAAAATCAAAACCAATATTTCTTGTAACTAACCACTCTCCACCCATAGCTTTCCAAGCTGGAGCTCCGCAAGGGTCGTGATCAACTGATGTGGATTCTTTTGCAGTTTATATCCGGAAGCATACAGAAAAATCCTGTAAGAACAAAAGTCCTGCTCCCTAACTGATCGATCCTAAATTTAatggcttttatttttagatcACCAATTTCCTGCCCGTGTTCAGGTTGTTTGACCTACTCTATCCTGAGCTAGAGCCACTTAAGCTGCCCGATATCAACAAATCCTCTATGGTTCGCCATATGGCACCCATTTGCGTGTGGATTCACCTGATGAAAAAGGCACGAGTGGAGAATATGAACATCACTAGACCGTTGCCCATTGCACTAAAAAACCATTACGAGTAATGCCTCTATCTTTCCTTTGCTATATGCTTAGATATTAACGTTTTAATCCACAGCTTTCTACAGCACCTGGTCACCGCTAACACCATGATGAACATGACTTTGGGAAACGACTTCCGTATCATTCTCATCTGCAATGCATATTCGACGAATCAGGAGTACTTTGGTCGTCCCATGGGCCTACTGCTGGATGCTCTAAATGGCACTTCAAAATCTCCAAACGGAGGCCAAATACCAGCCGTAACTTTTTCAGTCACGGTTCTGGACAGCCTAACCGTGCACAGCAAAATGTCGTTAATTCACAGCTTCGTAACTCAGATGCTGAAGCAGGCCCAAACAAAGGGTCAAGTTCCAGCGGCTGCGCTACTGGAAACATATGCCAGACTTTTAGTTTATACAGAAATCGAGTCACTCGGCATAAAGGGATTCTTGAGTAAGTAAAACCTGTGGTATTGATCAAACTATATGCTTatgactttttttttatttccctAAAGGTCAATTGATGCCAACAGTGTTTAAACACCATGCGTGGGCCATGCTGCACACTTTGATGGAGATGTTTTCGTACCGACTGCATCATGTGCCTACCCACTACCGCGTTCAATTGCTTTCTCTTCTCCATTCCCTGTCCTCCGTACCGCAGACCAACAAGATGCAGCTTAATCTGTGGTATGTTATAGGTCTGTCAAGTATAAAAATCATGCTAAGTTCTTTTATTCGTTTAGTTTTGAATCTACCGCTCTGCGTCTAATAACCAGCATTGGATCCGCCGAGTTTCAGCCCCAGTTTTCGCGTTACTTTAACGACAAATCTCCTGGAGCCGTGGCCTCTAATGAGAGCGAAGAGCTAAACAGAGTCCTTATCCTTACACTAGCTCGATCCATGCACGTACATGGTGGTGGCGATGAGATGCAGGGGTGGTGCAAGGACTTCCTTTCCAACATCATTCAGCACACGCCACACTCGTGGCCTATGCATTCCCTAGCATGCTTTCCGCCCGCCTTAAACGAGTACTTTACGCAGAACAACCAGCCTACGGAGAAcaagcagcagctgaagaagGCCGTGGAAGAGGAATACCGAACCTGGACGTCCATGACCAACGAAAATGATATAATTGCGCACTTCCTGCGTCCAACTACAAATCCTTTATTCCTCTGCCTTCTGTTCAAAATAATTTGGGAGACGGAGAACATAAGCCCAGTGGCTTACAAGTACGTAACATTTTGATTTAAACATAATCGTTTCTCTGACCATTATTTCTTTTTAGAATCTTAGAGGGTATAAGCGCGAGAGCCTTGTCCACACACTTGCGCAAATTTTGTGACTATTTGGTGGCTGAGGTGGCTAGCTCATCGGATGGCCGCGACTTTATTCACAAGTGCGTCGACACGATTAACAACATGATCTGGAAGTTCAATGTTGTGACCATCGATAGGGTTGTGCTTTGCCTTGCTCTACGAACGCACGAGGGTAACGAGGCTCAAGTCTGCTTTTTGATAAtacagctgctgttgctaaAAGCCAGCGAGCTGAGAAATCGTGTTCAGGAGTTCTGCAAGGACAATAATCCTGATCACTGGAAGCAGAACAACTGGTAAGTAGCACATTTGATTTGGTTGGGAGCACAAAATCATAGTGTTTATCTTTCTTAGGCAGGACAAGCACTTGTCATTCCATCAAAAGTATCCTGAGAAGTTCGCCTTGGACGAGTCAGCTTCGCAGATTCCGCTGCCTGTGTACTTCAGCAATGTCTGCCTGCGATTTCTACCCGTTCTTGATGTGGTTGTGCACAGATTTATCGAACTTACAATTACAAATGTTCACCAGATATTGGGCTTCATTTTGGATCATCTGAGCATACTCTATAAGTTTCATGGTATGTTAAAAGTGGCTTTCAAGattttcaaaacattcaaaacTTTGAATTGCAGATCGTCCTATTACCTATCTGTACAACACTCTTCATTATTATGAGCGAATCTTACGTGATCGCCCTGCGCTAAAGAAGAAACTGGTAGGAGTTGTTATAAATATGATATTCATTTGTCTAATAAGCTGTGTTGTTCCAGGTTGGTGCTATTACCAGTGCCTTCAGTGAGATTCGTCCGCCCAACTGGAGTGTTAGTGAGCCGTATAAGGTGTATTTGCAAAGCCAAGACTCTCTTTGGACTCCTGAATTGAGCTACTATATGAGTTTGATCAGGAGACTTGCGGACAGTAAGCTAGGATTTGGAAATAGACTATGTTGTTTTCTTACATTCATATGTTCCCTCTTCATTTTGCAGCGATCAGTGGAAAGAATGTGTTTTATTCCACGGACTGGCGTTTCAATGAGTTTCCAAATGCCCCAACCCATGCGCTTTATGTGACCTGCGTGGAGCTGCTGGGTCTGCCGGTGGCACCGCCATTGGTGGCCAGCAACCTCATTGATGTTATAGTCAGCGGATATGCGGTTATTCCGCAGAAGGATATTCACAGCTATATCAATGCTGTGGGCATTGTCCTGGCTGCCTTGCCAGAGCCCTACTGGAGTGGCATATACGATCGCCTACAGGATATGCTCAACACACCCAATATGCTGAATTGGACCTACAGATTCAATGCCTTCGAGTTGTTTAACTTTAAGACAGTGCGCGAGGCAATGTTGGAGAAGACCTACGCCGTGGTGTTGGCAGTAGCGCACTCAGTGTTTCATCACATGGGCGCCTTTAAGCTGGCGGCAATGACCAGGTACCTCAAGGAGAAGCTAAAGCCGTGCGTGCGCACCGAGCAGCAATTGCTGTATCTGTGCCATGTCTTTGGACCATTCCTGCAGCGCATCGAGTTGGAAAAACCGAACGCTGTGGCTGGCATTGCCGTGTTGCTATACGAAATTCTCGAGATCGTGGACAAGCAACATGGTCCGAAGCCCTTGCAGTACATGGACCAGATTTGCGATTTCCTGTAAGCATATACAAAATATCCCTTGAAAAGGGACTAAGCCAATGTGCTTCTATCATTTCAGCTAccacattaaatatatacatgtGGGTAATATCATTAAGAACGAATCGGAAGCGATCATTAAGCGACTACGGCCCCTGCTGCAAATGCGTCTTAGGTTCATCACCCACCTTAACTTGGAGGATATTCACTCCGAAAAGATGTAAGAacaatttaaaacaaactCAAATTTGTGGTAAACATGATAAACTCTTTCAAATTTTAGCAACGACAATGCCAGCAGTAATGCTATAACAAGTAAAACGCAGTCCCCACTGCAAACCCatcagcagccgcagcaaccgcatcagcagccgcagcaaccgcatcagcaacaacagcaaccgcatcagcaacaacaacagcagcagcaacaacaacagcaacaacaacagcagcagcaacaacaaatgcagcagcaacaaatcaACGCAGTGCAAACAACCAGCGTTCCTCTGGGCAGCGGTGGCAGcctacagcagcagcagcaaatcaaccagcaacaacagatgTACATGCAgcacatgcagcagcagcagcatcagcacaTGCAAAACATGCGACACAACTAGACTTTGTGAGACTCTCAATTAAGTTTGAGCTGACATAACGACATAAGCCTAAGTTAAAAGTAGTATTATCTTATATTGTACCGCTTACTGCATTATTCATTTTCCATATAATGTGCAAAAAGTTCTCAGATATGTTAAGCAAAATACTAAGAAACTTCTTATAAATAACCCATGGCTGTTATCAGTGGGGCTCGCAACTGTCGGTCTAACTCCTCCTGCTAGCTTTTTGGATCAAAAGCTTGGCTTAGTAACTTGGCTTGGCTTAGTGAGTCAAGCTTAAAGCTTTTGTATGATCACCTGTAGTAGTTGATCTTGGCAATCTCGAATGGCGTTCTCAGTTGTGATCGCAGAGCACTGCTATGTATGCGCTTCCCGGAATCCAATGCCTGTTGCTGATTGTTTCAGTCAGCGTGGTGGCCGAGTACTGCGACAATGGGACGGGCGAGTGCAAGGAGCTGACTTCCACCGACTGCCCAGTGATATTCTACAACCAGCACCTGATTGGAGCCGAAGTCAAGTACTGCGACGAGTTCAACGACATTGTCTGCTGTCCCATACCGCTGGATCATCAGAATCTGAAGCCTGTCGAACAGACGAGGCCCTTTGAGAAGCGTGAGGAGTGACTGCAACCATTCCCTTCGATTTATGCCATCTGAATATGCACATTTTTCCAGAGTGCAAGCAGTACAATGAGGGCAGATCGGCCTGCCAGTCCACGCCCTTCATCGTGGGCGGCACAAAGGCATCCGGCAAAGAGTTCCCCTTCATGGCCCTAATCGGCACCCATCTGCCCAACAAGTCCGACATTAGTTGGGACTGTGGCGGCTCCGTGGTGCATCCCAAGTTCGTACTGACAGCGGCCCATTGCCTGGAGACGGACGAGTAAGTGGCTAGAGCTCCTCCTGAGTGATTCCCATTCAATTTGTGCGCTCAATTGCCAGGTCGAAGGCCGAACGACTGGACCTCAACTTTGATTCGCCCAAGTTTGTAGTTCGCCTGGGGGAGTTGGACTACAACAGCACCACCGATGATGCTCTGGTTCAGGACTTTCGGGTGGTCAACTATGTGGTGCACCCTGGCTATGACACCGAAGACGAGGAGCAGGGCTTTAAAAACGATATTGCCCTGGTGGAACTGGATCGAGCGGCTGAGTTCAATGATCATGTGGCGGCGGTTTGCCTTCCGCCAAGCAGCGGCAACGATGCTCAGCAGGTCACCGCCGCCGGCTGGGGATTCACCGCGGACGGGGTCAAGTCCTCCCACCTGCTGAAGGTCAACCTCCAGCGATTCAGCAACGAGGTGTGCCAGAAGCGCCTGCGCTTCAGCATCGATACACGCACCCAGTTCTGTGCCGGCTCCATGTCCACCCAAGCGGACACCTGCAACGGTGACTCCGGAGGCCCTATCTTCGTGCAGCATCCGCTGTATCCGTGTCTGAAGCAGGTGATCGGGATTGTCTCGTATGGATTGGTTTGTGGCTCCCAAGGACTCCCGAGTGTCTACACAAAAGTCCATCTGTACACCGACTGGATCGAGAGCATCGTGTGGGGCCATTGATTGCGCTGGAATAGTCAGGAGTCGTAATAAGCTAGCAAACAGTAAATCAtcttaaaatacaaatattttaaataaatactaaaattacttggaaatatttatgaattcaAATCAGCATTTTGGGGACCCTGAAACCTAAGCCGAGCTCTCGGCGTTGCCAGATCCGGTGAGAAACGAGCGCAGAGAGAGCTTCGCGCAGAGCTTTAGGTGAGAGCGCCGGGCTCACCTGCTGAGCAGCTCGCCTGCATTCCGCTCCGATCGATCCGCTCAGTTTCGATCGAGACGCACTGGAGTGCGGACGTGTGGTGCGCTTGAGTCTGCGATTTCCTGCGGTGTCGTCGCATTTTTCGTGCCTTCCGGAGCGTGGATCCCCTGGATTTTTGTGGTCGTTGTGCAAGTGCGCGGCAGTCACGTACAGCCGTTGCAACAAAGTACGAgaaatcttaacaaaaaaaaaaacacattgtAACAGACGAACAAATCCGGCAGAAGTAACCAAATCA
This genomic window contains:
- the LOC120446170 gene encoding ATP-dependent zinc metalloprotease YME1L isoform X2, yielding MFSTTTHSVPYLYLGNFSRKPHYYSVNRTKLHGSAGAARLSKSTSSRSHDLVLDLRNLLSRSSASLQGMVERATRLNGILDRQLVDEVLAKVTSILPTMRDVRVTLEEPATQIGRVQLQNYQFEVSLTGAAGAPPTGANVKVIPTITPGLLRPLFSQQQLKHIRGFKTDRSIEAEQKRNPTMTSRLKNALANSPQRLDGDTPFQAEKLRRLLAKSDDHGFNNAENLKIAFAEGYLAAANSEDSSKSGKTMKYLKTLQTLVVIVVFLGIFLSFFTTSNGSVFRIQLGNQVEVDPEEINVTFEDVKGCDEAKQELKEVVEFLKSPEKFSNLGGKLPKGVLLVGPPGTGKTLLARAVAGEAKVPFFHAAGPEFDEVLVGQGARRVRDLFKAAKARAPCVIFIDEIDSVGAKRTNSVLHPYANQTINQLLSEMDGFHQNAGVIVLGATNRRDDLDQALLRPGRFDVEVMVSTPDFTGRKEILSLYLTKILHDEIDLDLLARGTSGFTGADLENMINQAALRAAIDGAETVSMKHLETARDKVLMGPERKARLPDEEANTITAYHEGGHAIVAFYTKESHPLHKVTIMPRGPSLGHTAYIPEKERYHVTKAQLLAMMDTMMGGRAAEELVFGTEKITSGASSDLKQATSIATHMVRDWGMSDKVGLRTIEASKGLGTGDTLGPNTIEAVDAEIKRILSDSYERAKAILRKHTKEHKALAEALLKYETLDADDIKAILNESQT
- the LOC120446170 gene encoding ATP-dependent zinc metalloprotease YME1L isoform X1 is translated as MFSTTTHSVPYLYLGNFSRKPHYYSVNRTKLHGSAGAARLSKSTSSRSHDLVLDLRNLLSRSSASLQGMVERATRLNGILDRQLVDEVLAKVTSILPTMRDVRVTLEEPATQIGRVQLQNYQFEVSLTGAAGAPPTGANVKVIPTITPGLLRPLFSQQQLKHIRGFKTDRSIEAEQKRNPTMTSRLKNALANSPQRLDGDTPFQAEKLRRLLAKSDDHGFNNAENLKIAFAEGYLAAANSEDSSKSGKTMKYLKTLQTLVVIVVFLGIFLSFFTTSNGSVFRSIQLGNQVEVDPEEINVTFEDVKGCDEAKQELKEVVEFLKSPEKFSNLGGKLPKGVLLVGPPGTGKTLLARAVAGEAKVPFFHAAGPEFDEVLVGQGARRVRDLFKAAKARAPCVIFIDEIDSVGAKRTNSVLHPYANQTINQLLSEMDGFHQNAGVIVLGATNRRDDLDQALLRPGRFDVEVMVSTPDFTGRKEILSLYLTKILHDEIDLDLLARGTSGFTGADLENMINQAALRAAIDGAETVSMKHLETARDKVLMGPERKARLPDEEANTITAYHEGGHAIVAFYTKESHPLHKVTIMPRGPSLGHTAYIPEKERYHVTKAQLLAMMDTMMGGRAAEELVFGTEKITSGASSDLKQATSIATHMVRDWGMSDKVGLRTIEASKGLGTGDTLGPNTIEAVDAEIKRILSDSYERAKAILRKHTKEHKALAEALLKYETLDADDIKAILNESQT